ATAAAGCAGTAATATGTATCACAAACAACAGCACATTATTGACTTGGAATTCTTTGGTTTTGTTTCTGTACAAATCATcatcaacatataaaataatGGCTTGTAGTTATTGGGATTTTGCAAAGTATATACTTTTGCCAATCATTAGCATACTTTTAGTAAATGATTTCgttaaaatacatgtaacttCCATTAACAATTAAGCATCATCTACTTACCAAATTCTAAGCTAATGCCAATAATATCTTATATGGCCTATTCTTCATATGGTATATACTGACAACGGCTAAACGTTTCCATGAATGTAAATGACTGAGTTGGCCTTTTTGTCAAATCAAGTAGCAGTTGTAGGAAATGTTTTGATACAGAAACAGTAAAATAGAAAACAAGAGCCATGTCATTTTTCCTGCAagcaggtatgtaagggtaggACAAACCCTCAACTGGGACCGCTAACTAGGACTCCCggttggctcaaaatgcaaTCTGGGAATGGTCTCAGTTGGCTGCAAAATGCATTTTGAGCAAAGTGGGAGTCCCAGTTAGCGGTCCCAGTTGGGGTTTGAGGTACCCTTACATATCTTCTGCAAggtaattttcaaatgtttgcCTTATTTTTCGAAGTGTTCATGCCAAACTCATTTAATCTCCACGTAAACACCAGATATGCTGAGGTACAATTCTGGAACCATTGGCAGATTGACAAGAACACAGGCCCTGGGGTAATTTTAGGATTTCACAAACACTCAACATGGAAGAAGTAATTGATTTGGTATGCATCCTTAGTAAATAGCCAAGGGTGATTTTACATAATGTCTCGTACAACTTCTGCTGTCATGTATAGGTTATAAATTTGTGTACAGGcacaataaagaaaaaagttattCACATTTAGATATGAGTGTAAAAATGTCACTTACCTTCAACTTCAGCACCTTGTACCAGCTCAGTGTCATTACTCTGAATTGCATCAAAAACAGCACTGACACCCtcttaaaaaaaagaaaataaattaaattgagCTAAAAGTGATTTCCCTTGGTATTGTTTGTTCATTATTCTTAAGCAGTGTCAAATGCCAACACAAGctttcaaatttgtacaatgcATTGGTTCTTACAGATGTTGATTTACCCACTGTTAATAAGGTAAAGTGATGAACATTAATCATGGTTGTTACTGACTTCATCTATAACGCTACCATCACACAATAAAATGCCTGTACAAACCATTCAACTTTAAATGTTGCCCTCTCAAACCATATTGATCAGTCTGGGTTATGTCTCAATAGAGGATAGTAGGCAAGAGCAAATAGCTTACCACATATGTCATAAgggttaaggcaagaaccaatcataTGCTGTATATGTAACAGGGGTTAAAGGTTACACGGGTtagctttgaaatgttatgctcAGATCGCAATCTGTTGGCGATCTGTAGGTGCCTAAGCCCGAATCAAtttgtaatataataataataacaataataagaataataatgggttcttagACAgcacacatatccacaagtagatgcGATCAAGGCGCtctacaattattattactcCTGGTCACCGGACCTAATATGATAttactcaactccctggggagcaaacaacagctcacatgtgcagccaatcagCGCAACAGACCTAAATGCACACATtgcaacctctgtcctaccaggtacccatcactcctgggtggggagaagcaatgaggaataaggtgccttgctcaaggacacaacactaTAGCCATGCCAGGGctcaaactcaccatcctgtgatcgtgcatccactgctctagccatgCACTGGCCCATTGTGACGTTCTTccatgttaaaaattgtaaattttcttcaggaatagttttctgaatttctttacccttgaccatgtttgacaaagagttattggacgacTTTCGTTCTATTTGCAACCTTATGGTTTACTTTTTGGCAAAGGGTCAATTGTAACAGGATATGCATGATCGAAAAATTTTTGCCCATCTGTTTTGTTGACCAACAAGAACAGATAACCCATCGTTGCAAATCTTAAAGAAATTTAAATACTATAAATGGCAACATTAAATTCAAATTTGGCCATAAATAGGCAATATTTGGCaacaaataacttactgtaaaTTTATGAGTCAAATTCTGATTTCTAGGAGTGGTACTTGACCACGTGCATACTAATTTTGTAACTACCCACCACTTTTTCTGGCATATTCCAAAAATCCTCTCAATGTTGTCGGTACTTTCTTCCCTTTCAGCTGTTGACAGTGTTGCAGGCAAAATGCTGACCCAGGTTCAGTTTCTTTGGTGCAAACATCCGGAAAGTGTAGGTAGGAAAGCCTGCAATCTTCATTGGTACTTTAAACATGCAGTGTGAGAAAATTAACTTCCACAGTCCATCAGTTGTAAACAATCTTCCACACCCTTCAAAAATAAAGGGAACAGATAACTAATAGTTTACTGTAAATAAAACTGCATTAGGTAAGATAAAATGTTCaacattgaaattaaaaacataatgaGCTAATCCAAAGGCTACAGAAATACGGTATTTAATGTTTGGCAACTGTTATTGGGACACCACCATGCAgctttgtaaataaaaatagtAATAGTACAATCTACCATACCAAAGCAAAGTTATTATCTTGTAAAACTGTAGAACCTAGATTCAATCTAAGCAATATTTGGTTATTTATCAAGTAGTAATACTTATGAAAAAGTGCAAAAACTGATGTATTTACCTCTTGCCTCACACTCTTTACTACAATTATCATGCTTATAAAGATCTTTAACTCTTTCATGTTCATTGTATTCCATGAAATccttaaaagtcttctgtttgttgAAAGCCCATGCCTGCAGTAGTGAATGCTCTTGTAACTCACTTCTTACCTCTGTAGCCCAAAATGCTGATGCTGCCACTTTTCGTGTGAAAACAGCTTGATGAGATGGGGCTGATGACAAAAAACAGAGAGTGTATGAAGAAGAAACAATAGTGAATAGCTATTGGCCTTAGAACTTGAtcacactgacaaaatttgttgaCATGCCACTTCACTGGAATATTTGCATGGAAATGTTATGTTACAAATGCACTGTAATACAACTTACCTGAGCAGCTTTCTTGTAAATTACTGCCACGCGTACAGTTATCTGTTGACCATcataatataaaagaaaatcaaagaTTCCCATATTAGAGTATGGTGTAAACTTGCCAAGTGCAAGGATGATATTCTCAACAGAATAATTCCTCATGCGTGATTTAATTGCCTTTGTGAAAAAGGTAATAAATTGTATACGAAAATATGACTTAAACTGAGGAGCATGATCTTGCTGGCAACTGACTTTAGCAATGCCTTGAATACTTTAGAGTCATCTTTTGTTTATTGGGCTTTTCATTTTGATCCATCCTCTATCAGCCAGATTGAGATTGATGTAATCAGTGAAGTGTTTCAAGGTCAAAAGAAATAAGGTAAGTAATAGAAGGTCTCTTTGGTGGACACTTTTTGTTACTGTGGAATTgagagaaactttcaaaaaggGACACCAGTATCACAATCCTTGTTGAATAATAGagatagacaatgatgcattttgATTTATACTCTCACGTATTTTCTATGAAGTATGGTTGACACATCGGTGAACAATTTATAGGCTCGCTAGTTTTATAAACCAGAAAATGTACTTTAAAGCACACTATTCATCGCAATTTCTATTTTAAAGGATATGGAAAAATTATTTGTTATTGACAGGagagaattttttaaaataatacaTCACTGATTATGTCTTCAGCCATAGAGAAGTATGTAACGACTTGCAACTACACACAATACACTCACTCACTCAACTACACTCAATATCGGTAACAATGATAGTAACCTACATGTATGAACACATGTCATACCTACAATTTATCATAATTTTCCGCTTTTGTGAGAGCAACAGTGATTCACTGACTTCATTTAACTTTGATCCATGGTCATATGTATTCTGAACATATCTTTCTTTGACATTTCTGAGTTCCACTGGTATAGcatatatcaaaataaaaagaaataaacaaaaatcttttGACAATagcaaacttttgtttttaaataccTAAGGGGTCTACGGTAATGTATCATGCTACACAATGTAACTATGTTATCAAATAAGGTTCCAACcctaactttcataacttcacaTCCCACACAACCTAATTGCATTTCATTCATGACAagagaataacattttaaatattgttataagCATGTACCCATTTCAAATGTCCTTTTTACCACAATTCCCCCCAAAAAAGCCAATACCTGAGAAAATATTAGTATCTTCTTCTGTCAAACCAGATACATACGATTGATTTTGTTGCCTGGCTGTAGAGAgaaaagagcaaaaattcacaaaagtcaGTGTCACTGTTGTTTCCATTTGCTATATCACCTAATTCAAACAATGACTAAAGTTGGTAGAGAGTCTGCTTAACCTGGTTACTAATAGAAATTGTGTTTGAAGTAAAGTCTATAGAGGTTAAATGTTTCAGATGTCATATCTGCCAATCATGATGACTTTGTTCCAGGTAGATCTTGTATCACTTATTTATCTATTCTCAAGCATATGAAAGATCTCCTTTCAGTAGTTAATTACAAATCACAATGTGATTCATGTATTATATATACTGAGTTTGTTAAGCCATCTGATAGCATAAACTCTTTTCCTGCCAGagagtatcacttccccatcagccaagtcagtaaaaagtggtattgagccaaaacgtgacgtattttcacccacttggcttggtctgttgtagcatctttagtaaaaacaagtcatcgttgatgacacagtccccacttgttaatgggtactttgattacatgtcatCAGAGAGGATAGactcctcttcattaattaggtctgtgataaaaatactttgatacagatggcgctcaatggccaagaatgagttccatggtgataaaaacataaaaccaatttaggccaccatcctaaagaaAAATGAGTAGAgcctgagagtattatggctctgtacatgaaaaaatcgtaacaaaatggccgcaaggcagccatattggatcgtatcacataacaaattgacatgcatatgtgtgacattagtcaatctccttgtaccaaatttgaataaaatcggttgaaacatgtctgagttatggctctgtacatgaaaacatcgtaataaaatggctgcctagcggccatattggatcatatcacataacaaatcgacgtacatatgtatgacatatgtcaatgtccttgaaccaactttgaacaagtcatcgaaagatgacacagtccccgctgtttacattgtttggaaTGTTTAGTAGCTGTAAACTACTGATAATTGTGTTAATGTTGAATTCTGAGTATCATTAGGCGATTTCTGAAATGTCTTGATTGTTTCGTTTTTACATCATTTCACCGCTTGGGGCCGCTGCCGGTGGGGGTGGATGATTTTATTGCGTCTGCAAGGAAATGTGAACAATGGTCTGTCGATAGGCAATG
Above is a window of Ptychodera flava strain L36383 chromosome 19, AS_Pfla_20210202, whole genome shotgun sequence DNA encoding:
- the LOC139118959 gene encoding uncharacterized protein, giving the protein METTVTLTFVNFCSFLSTARQQNQSYVSGLTEEDTNIFSDNCTRGSNLQESCSAPSHQAVFTRKVAASAFWATEVRSELQEHSLLQAWAFNKQKTFKDFMEYNEHERVKDLYKHDNCSKECEARGCGRLFTTDGLWKLIFSHCMFKVPMKIAGFPTYTFRMFAPKKLNLGQHFACNTVNS